Proteins encoded by one window of Lutibacter sp. A64:
- a CDS encoding HU family DNA-binding protein yields MTKAEIVSNISEKSGIEKADVLATVEAFMEEVKNSLEKGDNVYLRGFGSFIIKTRAEKTGRNISKNTTIKIPAHNIPAFKPAKVFVEGVKSNVEVATTV; encoded by the coding sequence ATGACGAAAGCAGAAATCGTATCAAATATTTCAGAAAAATCTGGAATAGAAAAAGCAGATGTTTTAGCAACTGTTGAAGCGTTTATGGAAGAGGTAAAAAATTCTTTAGAAAAGGGAGACAATGTTTACTTGAGAGGTTTTGGAAGTTTTATTATTAAAACTAGAGCTGAGAAAACTGGAAGAAACATTTCAAAAAATACTACAATTAAAATACCAGCACACAACATTCCAGCTTTTAAACCTGCAAAAGTATTTGTAGAGGGTGTAAAAAGTAATGTTGAAGTTGCTACTACAGTTTAA
- a CDS encoding Rne/Rng family ribonuclease, producing MKTELIIRSNSSDIDFALLKDGRLTALNNESNENKFSVGDVFLAKIGKVLTGLNASFVNVGYSKDGFLHYHDLGAQLKSLNKFIKGISSGKIKDYTLKNFQLEKDIDKNGSIADVLKTGQNLLVQIVKEPISTKGPRMSSEISIAGRYLVLVPFSDRVSVSQKIMDPEEKERLKRLIKSIKPKGFGVIIRTVAENKKVADLDKDLQNSLERWVVMCKKIRTSRAPQTPIKVLSELNRASSILRDIFNDSFTSIVTNDETMYLETKEYLQEIAPEKESIVSLYKSKLPIFEKFGIERQIKTSFGKTVSMSKGAYLVIEHTEALHVIDVNSGNRSNKAMSQEDTALEVNLIAASEIARQLQLRDMGGIIVVDFIDLHTAEHRQKLYDHLRNEMAFDRTKHKILPPSKFGLIQITRQRVRPELVIKTQEPNPSGVGEVEAPIVIIDKIEAELERLITLKDQKKLILNVHPFIAAYLKKGFPSIQHRWFAKYKKWIKILPRDAYQYLNFEFTNNKGELIK from the coding sequence GTGAAAACAGAATTAATTATACGATCAAATTCCTCTGATATTGATTTTGCCTTATTAAAAGATGGTAGATTAACTGCATTAAATAATGAATCTAACGAAAATAAATTTTCTGTTGGAGACGTTTTTTTAGCTAAAATAGGTAAAGTATTAACCGGTTTAAATGCCTCGTTTGTAAACGTAGGTTATTCAAAAGACGGTTTTTTGCATTATCATGATTTAGGTGCGCAGTTAAAATCATTAAATAAATTTATAAAGGGTATAAGCTCAGGTAAAATTAAAGATTACACTTTAAAAAACTTTCAGCTAGAAAAAGACATTGATAAAAATGGATCTATAGCTGATGTATTAAAAACAGGTCAAAACTTATTAGTTCAAATAGTTAAAGAACCTATATCTACAAAAGGGCCAAGAATGAGCTCTGAAATTTCAATTGCAGGTAGATATTTGGTTTTAGTTCCTTTTTCTGATCGCGTTTCCGTTTCTCAAAAAATAATGGATCCCGAAGAAAAAGAGCGATTAAAAAGACTAATTAAAAGCATTAAACCTAAAGGTTTTGGAGTTATTATTAGAACTGTTGCGGAAAATAAAAAAGTAGCAGATTTAGATAAAGATTTACAAAATTCTTTAGAAAGGTGGGTTGTAATGTGCAAGAAAATAAGAACTTCTAGGGCACCACAAACACCTATAAAAGTATTAAGTGAGTTAAATAGAGCTTCTTCAATTTTAAGAGATATTTTTAACGATTCTTTTACAAGTATTGTAACAAATGATGAAACAATGTATTTAGAAACGAAAGAATATTTACAAGAAATTGCGCCAGAAAAAGAGTCTATTGTATCCTTATACAAATCAAAACTTCCAATTTTTGAAAAATTTGGAATAGAACGCCAAATTAAAACGTCATTTGGTAAAACAGTTTCGATGAGTAAAGGAGCTTATTTAGTAATTGAACATACCGAAGCACTTCATGTAATTGATGTAAATAGTGGTAATAGATCTAATAAAGCAATGTCTCAAGAAGATACTGCTCTAGAAGTGAATTTAATTGCCGCATCTGAAATTGCTAGACAATTACAATTACGTGATATGGGAGGAATTATTGTTGTAGATTTTATTGATTTGCATACTGCTGAACATAGACAAAAACTCTATGATCATTTAAGAAATGAAATGGCATTTGATAGAACTAAACATAAAATATTGCCTCCAAGTAAATTTGGTTTAATTCAAATTACACGACAAAGAGTACGACCTGAATTAGTAATTAAAACTCAAGAACCTAATCCGAGTGGAGTAGGAGAGGTTGAAGCTCCAATTGTTATTATTGACAAAATTGAAGCTGAATTAGAAAGATTAATTACCTTAAAAGATCAAAAAAAGTTAATACTTAATGTACATCCTTTTATTGCTGCATATTTAAAAAAAGGATTCCCATCTATACAACACAGATGGTTTGCAAAATACAAAAAGTGGATTAAAATTTTACCTAGAGATGCTTATCAATATTTAAATTTTGAATTTACCAATAACAAAGGTGAATTAATTAAATAA
- a CDS encoding pyridoxal-dependent decarboxylase has product MKYWKKYSKEKLIKRIDKALNANVNFQTNKGLGYPVSRLDENVFNTSGSFLDDSPLLKSFVANPNNIGCHTLGKSEPAFKGSQKLEREIIQVLAIDIFKAKEGEYDGYIATGGTEANIQALWVFRNLYKKQFNATLDEMVILSSEDTHYSVHKGSNLLSVENVSIPVDFNSREILKDELEAIVKDLISKGKKYFMVISNMATTMFGSVDNPDVYAEILEKYKVAYKIHVDGAFGGFIYPITNKESTINFENSHVSSITIDAHKMLQAPYGTGVFLCRKGLIENVLTKEAQYVDGMDLTIVGSRSGANAIAVWMILFSYGYYGWFEKISTLLLRTEWFTEQMDALGVEYFRDPYMNIVTLKSEFVPEKIASKYGLVPDTHNGANKWYKVIMMDHVEIHDLIKFVDALKLHLKAN; this is encoded by the coding sequence ATGAAATATTGGAAGAAATATTCGAAAGAAAAATTAATAAAAAGAATTGATAAAGCGTTAAATGCTAATGTAAATTTTCAAACAAATAAGGGTTTAGGTTACCCTGTTTCTAGATTAGATGAAAATGTGTTTAATACCAGTGGTTCTTTTTTAGATGATTCTCCTTTATTAAAATCTTTTGTTGCAAACCCAAATAATATTGGTTGTCATACTTTAGGGAAATCGGAACCCGCATTTAAAGGTTCTCAAAAGTTAGAGCGTGAAATAATTCAAGTTTTAGCGATAGATATTTTTAAAGCAAAAGAAGGTGAATACGACGGCTATATTGCAACTGGTGGTACAGAAGCAAATATACAAGCATTGTGGGTGTTTAGAAATTTATATAAAAAGCAATTTAATGCAACTTTAGATGAAATGGTTATTTTGTCTTCAGAGGATACTCATTATTCTGTTCATAAAGGGTCTAACTTGTTAAGTGTTGAAAACGTAAGTATTCCTGTTGATTTTAATTCGAGAGAAATTTTAAAAGATGAATTAGAAGCCATTGTAAAGGATTTAATTTCGAAAGGGAAAAAATACTTTATGGTTATTTCTAATATGGCAACAACTATGTTTGGATCTGTTGATAATCCGGATGTATATGCCGAAATTTTAGAAAAATATAAGGTTGCGTATAAAATACATGTTGATGGTGCTTTTGGAGGCTTTATTTATCCAATTACAAATAAAGAATCTACTATAAATTTTGAAAATTCACATGTTTCATCTATTACAATTGATGCGCATAAAATGTTGCAAGCCCCATATGGAACTGGTGTTTTTTTATGTAGAAAAGGATTGATTGAAAATGTGTTAACAAAAGAAGCACAGTATGTAGATGGAATGGATTTAACTATTGTAGGAAGTAGGTCGGGAGCAAATGCTATTGCTGTTTGGATGATTTTATTTAGTTACGGATATTACGGATGGTTTGAAAAAATTAGCACATTGTTATTAAGAACCGAATGGTTTACTGAGCAAATGGATGCTTTAGGTGTAGAATATTTTAGAGATCCTTATATGAATATAGTAACTCTAAAATCAGAATTTGTTCCAGAGAAGATAGCTTCTAAATATGGGTTAGTGCCAGATACACATAATGGTGCAAATAAATGGTATAAAGTTATAATGATGGATCACGTAGAAATTCATGACCTAATAAAATTTGTGGATGCTTTAAAGCTTCATTTAAAAGCTAATTAA
- the uvrC gene encoding excinuclease ABC subunit UvrC, whose amino-acid sequence MELEIQIKTLPNQPGVYQYYDKNGTILYIGKAKNLKKRVASYFNKNHDYGKTRVLVKKIATIKHIVVNTETDALLLENNLIKKYQPKYNVMLKDDKTYPWICIKKERFPRIFLTRNVVKDGSEYFGPYTSVRTAKALLDLIKELYQLRSCNYDLSRKNVSELKYKVCLDFHIGNCKGPCEGLQTEESYTKDITAIRNIIKGNFKESIKSFHQLMMRFADTMEFEEAQKIKEKIDLLANYQAKSTVVNPSITNVDVFSIVSDESYSYVNFFKISNGSIIQSHTTEIKKKLNETDKHLLELFIIEIRQRFNSQSKEIYVPFKVDLGEGIKVTVPVLGDKKRIVDLSIRNAKYYRQEQFKQIKIVDPDRHIKRLMSQMKKDLRLGAEPRHIECFDNSNIQGTNPVAACVVFKNGKPSKKDYRNFNIKTVEGPDDFASMEEVVFRRYKRLLDEDQPLPQLIVIDGGKGQLSSALKSLDLLGLRNKIAIIGIAKRLEEIYYPDDPIPLYLDKKSETLKIIQQLRNEAHRFGITHHRNKRSKQALETELEQISGIGKQTVVTLLKHFKSTKRVRLASLQELEKVIGSARATKIINHYNNK is encoded by the coding sequence TTGGAACTAGAAATTCAAATAAAAACATTACCAAATCAACCTGGCGTTTATCAGTATTACGATAAAAACGGCACTATTTTATATATAGGAAAAGCAAAAAACTTAAAAAAAAGAGTTGCTTCATATTTCAATAAAAATCACGATTATGGCAAAACAAGAGTTTTAGTAAAAAAAATAGCTACAATAAAACACATTGTAGTAAATACGGAAACCGATGCATTATTATTAGAAAATAATCTAATAAAAAAATACCAACCAAAGTACAATGTAATGCTAAAGGATGACAAAACATATCCTTGGATTTGCATTAAAAAAGAACGGTTTCCTCGTATATTTTTAACAAGAAATGTAGTAAAAGATGGATCGGAATATTTTGGACCTTATACTTCTGTTAGAACTGCAAAAGCACTATTAGATTTAATAAAAGAACTCTATCAATTACGCTCTTGCAATTATGATTTAAGCAGAAAAAATGTTTCGGAACTAAAATATAAAGTCTGTTTAGATTTTCATATTGGAAACTGTAAAGGACCTTGCGAAGGACTACAAACCGAAGAAAGTTATACAAAAGATATTACTGCAATTAGAAATATAATTAAAGGAAACTTTAAAGAATCTATTAAATCTTTTCATCAATTAATGATGCGATTTGCAGATACAATGGAGTTTGAAGAAGCCCAAAAAATTAAAGAAAAAATAGATTTATTGGCCAATTATCAAGCAAAATCTACAGTAGTAAATCCTTCTATAACCAATGTTGATGTTTTCTCAATTGTATCAGACGAAAGTTATAGTTATGTAAATTTCTTTAAAATTTCTAACGGCTCTATTATCCAATCGCATACAACTGAAATTAAGAAAAAATTAAACGAAACAGACAAACATTTATTAGAACTTTTTATTATTGAAATTCGCCAGCGATTTAATTCACAATCTAAAGAAATTTACGTACCATTTAAAGTAGATTTAGGTGAAGGTATTAAAGTTACAGTTCCAGTTTTAGGAGACAAAAAACGCATTGTAGATTTAAGTATTAGAAATGCAAAATATTATAGACAAGAACAGTTTAAACAAATAAAAATTGTTGATCCAGATAGGCATATAAAAAGGCTAATGTCTCAAATGAAAAAAGATTTGCGTTTAGGTGCTGAGCCAAGACATATTGAGTGTTTTGACAACTCAAACATACAAGGTACCAATCCTGTTGCAGCTTGTGTAGTTTTTAAAAATGGAAAGCCTAGTAAAAAAGATTATCGAAATTTTAATATTAAAACAGTTGAAGGTCCAGATGATTTTGCTTCTATGGAAGAAGTCGTTTTTAGAAGGTATAAACGCTTACTAGATGAAGACCAACCATTACCTCAATTAATTGTAATTGATGGAGGAAAAGGGCAGTTATCTTCTGCTTTAAAAAGCTTAGATCTATTAGGTTTAAGAAATAAAATTGCTATAATAGGAATAGCAAAAAGACTGGAAGAAATTTACTATCCAGACGACCCTATACCGTTGTATTTAGATAAAAAATCTGAAACATTAAAAATAATTCAGCAACTAAGAAATGAAGCACATAGATTTGGAATTACACATCATAGAAATAAAAGAAGTAAACAAGCGTTAGAAACTGAATTAGAGCAAATCTCTGGTATTGGAAAACAAACTGTTGTAACTTTATTAAAGCATTTTAAATCCACAAAAAGAGTACGATTAGCATCATTACAAGAATTAGAAAAAGTAATTGGCTCAGCAAGAGCAACTAAAATAATTAACCATTATAATAATAAATAA
- a CDS encoding class I SAM-dependent methyltransferase, with product MKEFWEKRYANETFAYGIEPNVFFEKILEENQLKGSILLPGEGEGRNAVFAATKGLNVTCFDMSSQGKQKALKLAKQNNVTINYLVGEFSELHFEENSFDAIALIYAHFPADLKTAYHKKLTSYLKKGGLLILEGFSKNQLKINKENQQSFGPKNIDMLYSVESIKNDFKDLEIQVLNQELIDLDEGIHHIGKGDVIHFIGKKH from the coding sequence ATGAAAGAATTTTGGGAAAAAAGATACGCTAACGAAACATTTGCCTATGGCATTGAACCAAATGTATTTTTTGAAAAAATATTAGAAGAAAATCAGCTTAAAGGCTCTATTTTATTACCTGGCGAAGGCGAAGGTAGAAATGCAGTTTTTGCGGCAACAAAAGGCTTAAATGTTACTTGTTTTGATATGAGTTCTCAAGGAAAGCAAAAAGCTCTAAAATTGGCAAAACAAAATAATGTAACTATCAATTATTTAGTTGGTGAATTTTCTGAATTACATTTTGAAGAAAACTCTTTTGATGCAATAGCTTTAATTTACGCACATTTTCCTGCAGACTTAAAAACAGCCTATCATAAAAAACTAACAAGCTATTTAAAAAAGGGCGGACTTTTAATTTTAGAAGGTTTTAGTAAAAATCAACTTAAAATCAATAAAGAAAACCAACAATCGTTCGGACCTAAAAATATAGATATGCTTTATTCTGTTGAAAGTATTAAAAACGATTTTAAAGACTTAGAAATTCAAGTTTTAAACCAAGAGTTAATTGATTTAGACGAAGGAATTCATCATATTGGTAAAGGAGATGTTATTCATTTTATAGGAAAGAAACACTAA
- a CDS encoding thioredoxin family protein, which yields MKIIKILGTGCPNCITTEKIITEVVKELNIDAEIIKVTDIVEIMMYDVMRTPSIVVDEKVVFKGKVPSKTTVKALLIDNFANNACCSDENMESSSCSTNNEDTPCC from the coding sequence ATGAAAATAATAAAAATATTAGGTACGGGATGCCCAAATTGTATAACTACAGAAAAAATAATTACTGAAGTAGTAAAAGAATTAAATATTGATGCAGAAATTATAAAAGTAACAGATATTGTAGAAATTATGATGTATGACGTTATGCGAACACCTTCTATTGTGGTTGATGAAAAAGTAGTATTTAAAGGAAAAGTACCTTCAAAAACAACTGTAAAAGCTCTTTTAATAGACAATTTTGCTAATAATGCGTGTTGTTCTGATGAAAATATGGAGTCATCATCTTGTAGTACTAATAATGAAGATACTCCTTGCTGTTAA
- a CDS encoding single-stranded DNA-binding protein, whose translation MAGTINKVILIGHLGDNIKMHYFEGGNSIGRFPLATNETYTNKQTGDKVSTTEWHNIIVRNKLAEICEKYLSTGDKVYCEGRIKTRQWEAEDGSKRYSTEIHVSDMTFLTTKKELNAPQPKVENKQVEPPKKETSSSDTSEAEDDLPF comes from the coding sequence ATGGCTGGAACAATAAACAAAGTAATTCTTATTGGACATTTAGGAGACAATATAAAAATGCACTATTTTGAAGGTGGAAATTCAATAGGTCGTTTTCCTTTAGCCACTAATGAAACTTACACAAATAAACAAACAGGGGATAAAGTAAGCACTACAGAATGGCATAATATTATTGTTAGAAATAAATTAGCCGAAATCTGCGAAAAATACTTAAGCACAGGAGATAAAGTATATTGCGAAGGCAGAATAAAAACACGCCAATGGGAAGCTGAAGACGGTTCTAAAAGATATAGTACTGAAATACACGTTTCGGATATGACTTTTTTAACTACCAAAAAAGAATTAAATGCTCCACAACCAAAAGTAGAAAACAAACAAGTTGAACCTCCTAAAAAAGAAACTTCTTCTTCTGATACTTCTGAAGCTGAAGACGATTTACCATTCTAA
- the mutY gene encoding A/G-specific adenine glycosylase — protein MKFSNHLVDWYLHNKRSLPWRTTKNPYHIWLSEIILQQTRIDQGMAYYFKFTTQFPSIFDLATASEETVLKLWQGLGYYSRARNLHFSAKYIVNDLNGVFPSNYKDLLKLKGVGDYTASAIASICFNEPTAVVDGNVYRVLARYFGIDTPINTTKGIKEFKLLAQELINTEIPGTYNQAIMEFGAIQCKPQNPDCNKCPLNTSCIALSKNTIKLLPVKEKKLKIRKRYFNYLVIQTENNHTQLVKREKGIWMNMYQFPLIETNTPINQQELIEHKIFNNLFKHTNVSIKLHTKIVKPHKLSHQHIFTKFWIIKTPNSLNFRHSWSDIKKYPVPVLIDNFLNEFNYN, from the coding sequence ATGAAATTTTCTAACCATTTAGTAGACTGGTATTTACATAATAAAAGAAGTTTGCCTTGGCGCACAACTAAAAATCCTTATCATATTTGGTTGTCTGAAATTATTCTTCAACAAACTAGAATTGACCAAGGAATGGCGTATTATTTTAAATTTACAACGCAATTTCCTTCAATTTTTGACTTAGCTACTGCTTCAGAAGAAACAGTGCTAAAATTATGGCAAGGCTTAGGCTATTATTCGAGAGCTAGAAACCTTCATTTTTCAGCAAAATATATTGTTAACGACTTAAATGGTGTTTTCCCTTCCAATTATAAAGATCTCCTTAAACTTAAAGGTGTTGGAGATTATACCGCTTCAGCAATAGCTTCAATTTGTTTTAACGAACCAACAGCTGTGGTTGATGGAAATGTTTATAGAGTTTTAGCTCGTTATTTTGGAATTGACACTCCTATTAATACAACTAAAGGAATTAAAGAGTTTAAACTACTAGCTCAAGAACTTATAAATACGGAAATTCCAGGAACGTACAACCAAGCTATTATGGAGTTTGGTGCAATACAATGCAAACCTCAAAATCCAGATTGCAATAAATGTCCGCTTAATACTAGCTGCATAGCATTGTCTAAAAACACCATAAAATTACTACCCGTAAAAGAAAAAAAATTAAAAATACGAAAGCGCTACTTTAATTATTTGGTAATACAAACTGAAAATAACCATACACAACTGGTGAAACGAGAAAAAGGAATTTGGATGAATATGTACCAATTTCCTTTAATTGAAACTAACACCCCAATTAATCAACAAGAATTAATAGAACACAAAATCTTTAACAACTTATTTAAACACACAAATGTATCTATTAAACTACATACTAAAATAGTTAAGCCTCATAAATTATCGCATCAACATATTTTTACAAAATTTTGGATCATAAAAACACCTAATTCGTTAAATTTTAGACATTCATGGAGCGATATTAAAAAATACCCCGTACCAGTTTTAATAGATAATTTTTTAAATGAATTTAATTACAACTAA
- a CDS encoding patatin-like phospholipase family protein, producing the protein MKKFLSLIFMIAFVVGYSQEKPTKQDLKVGLVLSGGGAKGIAHIAVLKVLEETGVRVDYIGGTSMGAIVGALYASGYTANQLDSIVRVIDFEKILTDQTPRKSKPFYEKEIGEKYSLSLPVKNKKVGIPRAMSEGQNVLNLLTKLTQHVNNITDFNKLPIPFVCIATNLETGKQEVLNSGFLPEAVKASGSFPTLLAPVEIDGKILTDGGIVNNFPVDEVKNMGADVIIGVDIQSGLDKKENLGSAVAILNQIVGFQMYTTLESKYKKVDILIKPDVNNYNVVSFDKGKEIMEAGDVASREHISELKAIANQQTHKKNPKIETKQLIYDINSISIEGNVNYTRAYILGKLNFKKQDKTDYNKLIEGINNLYATGNFENIQYKIIDNEEAEGGSTLNLKVKENKVSNYIQFGAHFDDLYKTGIVINSTAKHLLNKNDIFSADLVLGDNIRYNLDYFIDNGFYTSFGIKSRYNSFNSNMNFNQTNGIIDESNINEINLVYEDFTNQIYFQTVFNRRFAIGVGGEYKHIKAFTETLSSLTTSNSASANRKKRGYFDNSDYLNLIAYLKIDTYDKKYFQKNGVFLDVDFKWYLASSEYKSDFLPEYINFDSFSQLKGKFGIAHTFFNKLTAHFRSEAGITIGDNNNRAIDYNIGGYGENLINTFIPFYGYDLAELNSNSFLKSGLTLRYQFLPKNYLSATANYARVERDLFNEGNIFENTKSGYMVGYGIDTFLGPVEINYSWSPDHSESFWHFNVGYWF; encoded by the coding sequence ATGAAAAAATTTCTAAGTTTAATTTTTATGATTGCATTTGTAGTAGGTTATTCTCAAGAAAAACCTACTAAACAAGATCTTAAGGTCGGTTTAGTTTTAAGTGGTGGTGGTGCAAAAGGTATTGCACACATTGCTGTATTAAAAGTTTTAGAAGAAACCGGTGTTCGTGTAGATTATATTGGAGGCACAAGTATGGGAGCAATTGTTGGTGCACTATATGCTTCAGGATATACTGCAAATCAATTAGATTCTATAGTGCGAGTTATAGATTTTGAAAAAATTTTAACTGACCAAACACCAAGAAAATCTAAACCGTTTTACGAAAAAGAAATTGGAGAAAAATACTCACTATCATTACCGGTTAAAAATAAAAAAGTAGGCATTCCAAGAGCTATGTCCGAGGGGCAAAATGTACTTAACTTACTTACCAAACTAACACAACACGTTAATAATATTACCGATTTTAATAAATTACCAATCCCTTTTGTATGTATTGCAACAAATTTAGAAACAGGGAAACAAGAAGTATTAAATTCAGGTTTTTTACCTGAAGCAGTAAAAGCAAGTGGTTCTTTTCCAACCCTTTTGGCGCCTGTTGAAATTGATGGGAAAATATTAACCGATGGAGGTATTGTAAACAATTTCCCTGTCGATGAAGTTAAAAATATGGGTGCAGATGTTATAATTGGAGTAGATATTCAAAGTGGTTTAGACAAGAAAGAAAATTTAGGCTCTGCCGTTGCAATACTAAATCAAATTGTTGGTTTTCAAATGTATACAACATTAGAATCTAAATACAAAAAAGTAGATATTCTAATAAAACCAGATGTAAACAATTACAATGTTGTTTCTTTTGACAAAGGAAAAGAAATTATGGAAGCTGGAGATGTAGCTTCTAGAGAACACATAAGCGAACTAAAAGCTATTGCAAATCAACAAACACATAAAAAAAATCCTAAAATTGAAACAAAACAATTAATATATGATATAAATAGTATCAGTATTGAAGGGAATGTTAATTATACAAGAGCTTATATTTTAGGAAAACTAAATTTTAAAAAACAAGACAAAACAGACTACAATAAATTAATTGAAGGCATTAACAACCTGTATGCTACTGGTAACTTTGAAAACATACAATATAAAATTATTGATAATGAAGAAGCTGAGGGTGGTAGCACACTAAATTTAAAGGTAAAAGAAAATAAGGTCTCTAATTATATACAATTTGGAGCACATTTTGACGACCTTTATAAAACAGGTATTGTTATAAATTCTACTGCAAAACACCTTTTAAATAAAAACGATATATTTTCGGCAGACCTAGTTTTAGGTGATAATATTAGATACAATCTAGATTATTTTATAGACAATGGTTTTTACACCAGTTTTGGAATAAAATCGAGATATAATAGCTTTAATTCAAATATGAATTTTAATCAAACAAATGGTATTATTGACGAATCTAATATTAATGAAATAAATTTAGTATATGAAGATTTTACAAATCAAATTTATTTTCAAACAGTATTTAATAGGCGGTTTGCAATAGGTGTTGGTGGTGAATATAAACATATAAAAGCATTTACTGAAACACTTTCATCTCTTACCACTAGCAATAGTGCTTCAGCAAATAGAAAAAAACGAGGTTACTTTGATAATTCTGATTATCTTAATCTAATAGCTTATTTAAAAATTGATACATACGATAAGAAGTATTTTCAGAAAAATGGAGTCTTTTTAGATGTAGATTTTAAATGGTATTTAGCTTCATCAGAATATAAAAGTGATTTTTTACCAGAGTACATAAATTTTGATTCTTTTTCACAATTAAAAGGTAAGTTTGGTATTGCTCATACTTTTTTCAACAAATTAACAGCTCATTTTAGATCAGAAGCCGGAATTACAATTGGAGATAATAACAATAGAGCTATAGATTATAATATTGGTGGTTATGGAGAAAATCTTATAAATACTTTTATACCATTTTATGGCTATGATTTAGCCGAGCTAAATTCAAATTCTTTCTTAAAATCTGGATTAACACTTCGATATCAGTTTTTACCAAAAAATTATTTATCTGCCACAGCTAATTATGCAAGAGTAGAACGCGATTTATTTAATGAAGGAAATATTTTTGAGAACACCAAATCTGGCTATATGGTAGGTTATGGAATAGATACTTTTTTAGGGCCTGTAGAAATAAACTACTCTTGGTCTCCAGACCATTCTGAGAGTTTTTGGCATTTTAATGTTGGGTATTGGTTTTAA